From a region of the Melospiza georgiana isolate bMelGeo1 chromosome 23, bMelGeo1.pri, whole genome shotgun sequence genome:
- the LOC131093030 gene encoding basic proline-rich protein-like has protein sequence MFHPPGCRRSFPREPAPWWDGPWPCPPDGPGDTWDGPPWDGPPWDGPPWDGPPWDEPPWDGPPWDEPPWDGPPWDEPPWDEAPWDGPPWEQQPRRRRRRRGPPSPRAFPGPGDVPWNEEEQDRRWAPPECPLPPPWPDRAAVPGAEGDFGECWYQDPPPDPWPEYPEEEQPQPQPQPWPPSGPAGNPGNFHQHRPPWSHPPAGTRRSRPRQLLPVPRVWCPRPSRGHKPRSRRSQPGARKEPHPPEPPQRPEPPPGAAERQEQPQDVPAGTGGVLEPPNPARSPLESPAADGGADPGAAELQVELGAGHSPVGSQDQAPCAPGTDPAPPEETSRNPEIQEHLEAEPCGVPRAGGGHGSPPQSPAAPPDPAGREILECSSSGEAELSPRSCGAGETEARAAQAGPLQSLHPPENPQLPPGPAAEPKAQPSRAAPGTCTPPETSTAPQSPPGAGATIQAVCGQQQPCSEPPTPFPAGIDSRSAAVLRRKAKIELSYQQFSLSVAVVATMLLHEEPSMEAALGVALRANLRQGRLHHLQQLEEFIDSLDSVGSSGL, from the exons ATGTTCCACCCGccgggctgcaggaggagcttcCCCAGGGAG CCTGCTCCGTGGTGGGATGGGCCGTGGCCATGTCCCCCTgatggccctggggacacctgggacgGGCCACCTTGGGACGGGCCACCTTGGGACGGGCCACCTTGGGATGGGCCACCATGGGATGAACCACCTTGGGATGGGCCACCATGGGATGAACCACCATGGGATGGGCCACCATGGGATGAACCACCTTGGGATGAAGCACCATGGGATGGGCCACcgtgggagcagcagcccaggagacGCCGGCGCAGGAGGGGCCCG cccagccccagagccttcCCTGGCCCTGGGGACGTGCCCTGGAACgaggaggagcaggacaggaggtGGGCACCCCCCGAGTGTCCCCTGCCACCGCCCTGGCCTGACAGAGCAGCcgtgccaggggctgagggtgACTTTGGAGAGTGCTGGTACCAG gaTCCGCCGCCTGACCCCTGGCCTGAGTACCCcgaggaggagcagccccagccccagccccagccctggcccccgTCCGGCCCTGCAGG GAATCCAGGGAATTTCCACCAGCACCGCCCGCCCTGGAGCCACCCCCCGGCTGGGACACGACGGAGCCGCCCCCGGCAGCTGCTCCCGGTGCCCCGGGTGTGGTGTCCCCGACCCTCCCGAG GGCACAAGCCGCGCTCCAGGAGGAGCCAGCCCGGGGCCAGGAAGGAGCCGCATCCCCCGGAGCCTCCCCAGCGCCCGGAGCCGCCCCCGGGGgctgcagagaggcaggagcagccgcAG GATGTGCCAGCGGGCACTGGGGGTGTTCTGGAGCCCCCCAACCCGGCCAGGAGCCCTCTGGAgagcccagctgctgatggTGGTGCTGatcctggtgctgcagagctgcag gtggagctgggagctgggcacagccccgtgGGCAGCCAGGATcaggctccctgtgctccaggaacagatccagcccctcctgagGAGACCTCCAGGAATCCTGAGATCCAGGAGCACCTTGAG GCGGAGCCGTgcggtgtccccagggctggcggCGGTCACGGGTCacctccccagagcccagcagcccctccagACCCTGCCGGGAGGGAAATCCTggagtgcagcagctctggggaggcagagctcagccctcgttcctgtggggctggggaaactgaggcacgagctgcccaggctggg cctctgcagagccttcatCCTCCTGAGAACCCTCAGCTTCCTCCAGgacctgcagcagagcccaaagcccagcccagccgagCTGCCCCGGGCACCTGCACCCCACCAGAGACCTCCACAGCGCCCCAGAGCCCACCTGGGGCTGGTGCCACCATTCAG GCTGtgtgtggccagcagcagccctgctcagagccccccacaccattcccagctggaatcGACTCCCGCTCCgctgctgtgctcaggaggAAGGCAAAGATCGAGCTG TCGTACCAGCAGTTCAGCCTGAGCGTCGCCGTGGTGGCCACGATGCTGCTGCACGAGGAGCCCTCGATGGAGGCGGCGCTGGGGGTGGCGCTCAGGGCCAACCTGCGCCAGGGCCGCCTGcaccacctgcagcagctggaggagttCATCGACAGCCTCGACTCCGTGGGCTCCAGCGGCCTCTGA
- the PRICKLE4 gene encoding prickle-like protein 4 has product MSLPSPAWPQQDEPSPCGTTGGLPPASSDSDSGCALEEYLEPPEVPPCSPQPGSDRDRTRLRARALLQQLPPQDCDERYCPGLAEEERRQLRAFSARRRQEALGQGLACPVPGPCHGRPCRKCGRRLNKGDPGVSASRLGDQFWHPSCFSCHFCHQQLVDLIYFQQDGRIYCGRHHAELFRPRCASCDQLIFMEECIEAEGRRWHLEHFCCLECDEPLRGQRYVMRSGRPCCRGCFESLFAEPCQACGDPIGADTEQVTHQGLHWHARSSCLCCSLCRVPLRGQPLSCHRGRLFCSGSCGRGQDGSSGASDSSDSAIASAPSPECAPAARSGRDGGQGDEAFSEQPPVHPAFRSPGGVGAAPRERSGDAAKEHPGALGPPAGHPSAPQLNPEPPKEPRALLGSPEARRAAELQAGTPRPRHGARAGHGTEEEEEEEEDSWCPTCSSSSDSDSEEEGFFFGKPIPKPGMTSLGREPMQRGRGRTAKHCSVC; this is encoded by the exons atGTCCCTGCCGAGCCCTGCATGGCCCCAGCAGGACGAGCCCTCTCCCTGCGGCACCACCGGGGGCCTCCCCCCGGCCTCGTCCGACAGCGACTCCGGCTGTGCCCTGGAGGAGTACCTGGAGCCCCCCGAG GTGCCGCCGTGCTCGCCCCAGCCGGGCTCTGACCGTGACCGGACGCGGCTCCGCGCCAGAgcgctcctgcagcagctgccgcCCCAGGACTGCGAT GAGCGCTACTGCCCCGGCCTCGCCGAGGAGGAGCGGCGCCAGCTCCGCGCCTTCAGCGCCCGCCGCCGACAGGAGGCTCTGGGACAGGGCCTGGCGTGCCCCGTGCCAGGGCCCTGCCACGGCCGTCCCTGCAGGAAG TGCGGCCGGAGGCTCAACAAAGGCGACCCGGGGGTTTCGGCGTCGCGCCTGGGCGACCAGTTCTGGCACCCGTCCTGCTTCTCCTGCCACttctgccaccagcagctggtGGATCTCATCTACTTCCAGCAGGATGGGAGGATCTACTGCGGCCGGCACCACGCCGAGCTCTTCCGGCCCCGCTGCGCCTCCTGCGACCAG CTGATCTTCATGGAGGAGTGCATCGAGGCCGAGGGCCGGCGctggcacctggagcatttCTGCTGCCTGGAGTGCGACGAGCCCCTGCGCGGGCAGCGCTACGTGATGCGCAGCGGGCGGCCCTGCTGCCGGGGCTGCTTCGAGAGCCTCTTCGCCGAGCCGTGCCAGGCGTGCGGGGACCCCATCG GCGCGGACACCGAGCAGGTCACCCACCAAGGGCTGCACTGGCACGCCCGCTCCTCCTGcttgtgctgcagcctgtgccgGGTCCCGCTGCGGGGACAGCCCCTCAGCTGCCACCGCGGCCGCCTCTTCTGCTCCGGCTCCTGCGGCCGCGGCCAGGACGGCTCCTCCGGCGCCTCCGACTCCTCGGACTCCGCCATCGCCTCCGCTCCGTCCCCCGAGTGCGCGCCCGCGGCCCGGAGCGGCAGGGACGGGGGGCAAGGGGATG AGGCGTTCTCGGAGCAGCCCCCCGTGCACCCCGCCTTCAGGAGCCCCGGGGGTGTCGGCGCAGCCCCACGGGAGCGGAGCGGCGACGCTGCCAAGGAGCACCCAGGGGCGCTGGGACCCCCAGCTGGCCACCCCTCAGCCCCCCAGCTGAACCCAGAGCCCCCcaaggagcccagagccctTTTGGGGTCCCCTGAAGCCCGAAGAGCCGCAGAGCTGCAGGCGGGCACCCCCCGTCCCCGACACGGCGCCCGGGCAGGGCAcggcacagaggaggaggaggaggaggaggaggactcCTGGTGCCCCACCTGCTCCTCATCTTCGGACTCAGACTCGGAGGAGGAGGGTTTCTTTTTCGGGAAGCCCATCCCCAAGCCCGGCatgacctccctgggcagggagcccatgcagaggggcaggggcaggactgCCAAGCACTGCAGCGTGTGCTGA